In Argiope bruennichi chromosome 4, qqArgBrue1.1, whole genome shotgun sequence, the sequence TGAGGTGATATGGCTAAAGAAGCATTTAGATTAAgctaatattgttttattattaaaacaatgcatACATAGAAAAGAACTGCATATAGTTGTTACTTTAGGACAAAAGATTTAttattgttcagaaaaaaaaaaatttctccgtGTGTCTGATCTTGTTGTTGCAACAATATTAGTTTCATGgaataattgcttttaaagaacagctttttaaatacatttaaaaatatgaaactataaGGTTGCCCCACCTTTCTAAATGGGACATTTGATATATGGTCTCATGCCACAGTTCAAAATTGGTCAAGACTTTCatgcatagaaaataaaatttatttcataagctAGAGAAAAAAAACCTTATTCATGGAAGATTTTGAAGAGATGTGGACTAACCACAAccaaaaatacataaagaatatgataaaaagtttgattttacaaatcaataagaaaaaattagaataaaattagatattatgaATGATATAAAGCCACAGTTTATAAAAAAGGCAATTCtttactttatcttaatttatcaaatgtaataaatgctatgaatcaaacaaaatatcttctgaagaatgatatataaataattcacttTATAGTATACCTCAACTTCTTGACCTTCTATCATACTTATTGGTTTATCATCTTTCGGTGGAGCAGGTGGTAACCTTACACGGTTGAATGGAAACTTGCTTTCTGGCTGCCAACTGCAATTAatagtacttaaaaaaattagaaaataaaaatacttcagtagatataaaaacaatacacaagatattctgaaaaaaataattcaataaaaatggcaaaaatttaaataagacaatCCATAAAAAATTGAGTCAACCTAATATTCAGGATAAACTGAGCTTTtcttaacttttatattaattttgaaagtaacagccattaaatttgaaggaaaaactatgccaaaatattatgaaagcaaaattaaGATACTTAACAAGTATAAAAATGGTCTCGCTTcacttaaattagaaaatttcatccgatactttttttttttttttaagactcagaacttacttcaaataaaaatttggctaaaatatatatcacaatctaaaaaattttacagaTCAGGGTACTACTGCTagacagtaattttttaaaggcaataaataGCCAAATTTGGTAACCTaccaatattttcaatatttgaaaattttgtgtttaacAGAGATTGACAAAAAATCTGTAACATGTTTTTTTAGTTTTCccataaaatcaaattattcttaattattaatttattaaatgcaacatTACAAAACTCTTAGAATCTAGTAGAAACAGGTCACAAGATTGAATTTTGCCAGAAAActtaattattgaaaacttttttttagaataaaaatttaataatttctcactagctttttttttatcaaaaaaaatatttgtcagacaaaaatattaaacaatacttACTCATTTTCAAAAGCTACAGTTACTTCATCTTCATGAACATCTGTGATATATGCCTGTAATAAAAAGCAAAccaataaatcataatatttttttatgttttttctaaaatattatacaaaaagcacataaactattaaattttttcacacTCTCCTTTAAATActtctgattttataaaaatgtgtttttcagaatACATAACTTATTTCTTTTACTGAAATGTAAAGTTCTAGAAACAATCATTTTCATGTGACAGCTAAGAATtctcatagaaaataaattataaaaattatactctAAATTAAGCTTTCAATTTAATCATCTCAGGCCAATAAGCTACTATATCAAATAGTTTAGACCAAtcataacatttctttttggGGAGTCCCCCCCATCTTCTATTCAGATCAAAAGGGAATAGcagtaatatcaaaaaaaatttcaaggccTCCACATTATAAAAAACCATGTTCTCTTCTGTTTCAGTTCTTTCATCATGttattatacattataataaaaaataacaatttttcggCACATGTATAAAATCCCGTTAAATCAATTCATTATTGAATAAACCTATTTTtctatgacagaaaaaaaaataataataataaactttcctGTGAAAATATCTTCCAACATACTTGCCATTTGTAtttcaattataacaaataacataaactaacatataacatttttcaacattaaatacaaaaaaaaaaaaactttctattataacattttaattaaaagaaaccattctgcatttaatttcagcacatcatttttcaaatttaacaagAAACCCTACACAATAAAATCAGATACAAAAAAGGTTTCCCAGAGGTATATAGGATtactatcatattaaaaaactgaaattcatacaatgaccaatttttaaaaattacatttattcacatacaattaaaaaaatttaactacactcaaatttaaaatctacatatgaaaaaacattcatttaacaGTTAAAATTTAACAGCACTAATAGAAAGTaggataaaatttttcaaatgtttaatttctctGACAACATTCTACACATGTTAATGTTTATAgctaaaaacaaatttctataagTTAAACTTAACAAAGCGttactaaataatttataattatactaaattaaatttcaatgtataaaaatttcatatttcgtcGATATCAAATTATTCGATTAAtcataaaaacacattaaaatgcGTCCAATAATAAgtcaaagaatatataatatggattaaattcaattttccattATACCATTCACCATTTCAAAAGTTCATTCGATCTCAAAAAATCTTCAACTCAATTCATACCCGTCAATGTTCATATTAATACGACAGAATAtgaatttgaagtatttaattgaagttaattCCATAAAAACACAGTGCGAAATTTATTCTTTGATACGCTAATCGTGCATAtcataatctaaaaaattttccCCTCACTAGAGATAACCaatttcttttcgatttttataaagattaagaagcattttgcttaaaaataaaacaataataagaaagggtctgaataattattaaagcTGATCTTACataccaagaaaaaaatttattttagaaacaaaacgAGAAGAATTCAAAGATCAAAATATCCAAGAAAACGCCGATTCGAATGCCGGCAACAAACatgcagttttaaattaaaatttatgaaacaataaagaccaaattttcctctaaaataatatataaacataatcaaACGTTAAAACAAGCAACAgtgttacaaataaatattttattaagaagaaaCTGTCACTTTTCCAAAATCAACACAAGCCTCGTGTATAACGGCAACCACGTTTCGATGTCAAAGGAAGACAGTgcggtataaaataaaaatccgcGACTTCCATGATTGGAATGGAATATACTTAAAGAATAAAACTCATTAAAGTGTTATTCTTACAGCAAAACAGTTCAAGAACAAACCTTATAGTAAGCGCCATTCTCGCCGCACACTTCAACAGCGACGTCCTCCATTTTGCAGCAAGCAGAATACAATTACGGGGGCTGTCTACTGAAAACTTACTCTCCGGTTCTTTGCCGGCATCGAAACATAAACCATAAGACTAAAAAGAAAGATCTGTGTCGCACATAATAAATgcagataaattatataaaaaataataaagcaaaaacgCTCCAATATCTTAAATTCTATGCAATGTAAAAAGAACTATGATTTGAAAACGAACGTCTCCAGTGATGGTTAACCTTTTGCGAGTTTCATAACCgcaagttaaattataaaattcgcaaattttaaaatcaagaatttttttaacactttaattaTAAAGAggttactattatttaaaactaaaaaaatattatgtaattttagtTGTATTCTacacataagaaaataaatttcaagatttacATATATGTTAGTATTcggattcgaaaaaaaaaattagattcaaagttttacttatttaatatccATTCCATTGTATCTGTGTCCAACTAGAGCCTCCGAATATAAGGCAGGTTCAATGAAAGATCTGAAAACATCACAATTCACAAAACAGCCTCAAGTATTGAGAATATATTACCGCCTCAGTAGCATAGCGGTCTTAATTCAATCTCCTTGTCActgtaaaaagatatatatttgacTGCGATGtcaaagtaaaatgaatttataaatttaaatattctattgcttcctgaaaattttatctttgggAAATGAAAAGAATGATTTTGAATGTAGATACCTTgcattatttgaatatatctCTATAGttagatttttctttcatatccATGTGCTCTCGACCATAATACCTTTCTATTCccttataatttatcattaaatggaAGCATTAATTTCTTAATTCCAGATAATGGAACACTTTTCTCTGTGGTTTGAGAGAGAATTCGTTTtttgatttgaaagatataacggtcttttgtttataaaaaagcgAAGTtgcgtttaaaaatactttacggtGGATTTTGTTTTTGCATCTTACTCTCAAGCTTAGacaagttttttatttgtttctcctCATACTTCTACTCTGCTAAATTCATTTTGTACGAGGTAAGattgttcctttatattttgtgaattttttcttcattgcaagcTGAGTCGCACATTTGTATCAGTGCAAGACTTTAGTGATGAGTCCTTTCAATTGAATTCTGAAACTCTCGCCTTCAACACGATGCCTCAAAttactgacatttattttttgaatgaaaaacctACCAAGGACCTTGTGCTAAATTTAGGTCAGAAACATTACGAGGAAATAaacgttattttttctaatgcgaATGCTTCTTCTCAAATACCGCGCACAAACCCCATTCTGATGCAAActttcataaagcaaaatatcgACAGACACTCAAATATCATGAACATGAGATTTACCCGGCAAGGGAAACTAATTTTTACTACAAAGGATCCGGGATGCGCAAAACAACTTCTTAGCTTAGAGCAGATTAACGATACTAAGGTTACTTCAAACGTTATTTGGGAAGGAGTTACTTCTAGATTTCTGCTTATTGATATGCCCACATGTGTTCCACTCAAAGAAGTTGCAGATGAACTGCGACAGTTTAACGATATTGAAATCAGAGAGATGAGACGTTTTGTCAAACAAAATTCGACACAACAAACTTCTCCAATTCTCGTAACAATTCTGGGTACTTCTCTTCCAGATTCAGTTAAACTTTGGCTTACAATCCAGAAAATTCGACCTTTTATTGATCGGCCTAGACAGTGTTCAAAATGTTACAGTTTCCTACACCCATCTAGGATATGTTCGAAAGACCAAGTTTGCCAATTATGTGGAACAGAACACGTTGGAAATTGTCAAAACCCagttaaatgcattaattgtcaAGGTTCTCATGCAGCAACATCTAAAGCATGTCCCTTGTACGTCAAAGAACAacaaattttggatctaaaatgTCGTAACCACCTCACTACGGGGGAAGCACGACGCATATTTAATGCATCTTCTAATACAACTTATGCGACTGTTACTAGATCGAACACGGAACCCAttgactttgaaaaatctttaaacgacaaaatggaatccatcatccaaaacatcaacaaaaagatgGAACAACATTTCAACGACAAAATGGAATCCATCatccaaaacatcaacaaaaagatgGAGCAACATTTCAATgctctattggaaatatttcaaaagacggTCGAGTCTATGGTGCAACAGTTAATTCATGTGATTGACaaaggtgaaaaaattaaatctccatcCAGGAAGAAAAAAGCTTTACTTAATGCTTCGAAAAACTTCGCTAGTTCTACTAGTCAACCCATGCAATGGGACGCTGGTGGCCCTGCTGGGACTTcggattaataatcttttttttgcgctttgtttcctttttgctGTTTTATGTTTCCTCTCCCACTTTACTGCTTgttatttgtttctcttctttgCAAAGCGCTGCTTCAATTTTATCTTTCCCAAATGCTtggagtttttttgtttttttgttttttgttttctttttgtgtgtgtacgtCACCCCGGTGTTTGGTTGACCTCTTGCAGAGTTTGCAGTTtgctttttccttttctgttggtTTAATTTATTAGGATGCGTTTTGTTCAGTGGAATTGCCGtagtattaggaataaaaaaatctggCTTGGTATTCCTCCCTTCTCAATTTCAGATTTCtggatttttcaagaaacttttctttatgctgaagaagattttagtttctataaaaaaaggttttttagatCTCACAGGGAAGGCAGACTGGGAGGGGGCCTTTTAATTGGAATCCCCGATCATTTGTCGGCATACATAATCCCTTACGATGTACCTCAAAATTCGGACGTGGAAATACTCACCGTTAAAATCATTACAGCTTCTCTAAACTTTTGTATAGTAAACATTTACGCTCCTACAggttttgacattgaaattttcgGAAACTTTTTTAACTTACTTTCTGAACCAACGTTCATCTTTGGTGACTTTAATTTACATCACCCTTTTTGGGGCTCAACCACTTCTTCCAGACTCAGCAACAATTTTGTCGATTGGTTAACGgattcaaattttgtcattttaaatacttcgaaCCCGACGCACATTACTCCTGCAGGTAACCAATCACTTCTGGATCTTACCCTTTGTTCCAAATCACTCTTCTGTAGCTCAGATTGTTTTGTTGCTGAATCATCTTTTGATAGCGACCATTTCCCCATAATTTCCACCTGCAAAGTTTTACACAACAAACAAAGGTTCCTCACAGAAATTAAATGGCAATCTATTCTTTTTCAAtcggaaaaaatttttgaagatacaaaTCTTAACCTAGACtcagtttcatcaaacatttcagaaatcatatccaataatactagaaaaataccTTTGAATAACAAACAATACCCACCCTGGTGGGATAAAACCTGTCACAAACTTTACAACCTTAAAATCATATATcggaagaaagcattaaaatgcatatcaactaaattttggattcttcacaaaaaattcgcaagcagattcaaattttatagtaaacaagcaaaacaaaaaatttgGGATAACTTATGTAATAGTGCAAGAAATCctcgtttattttattctatcttaagaaaaatgaatcaGCAATATGAAGATAATAACTCCTTCAACACCATTTCtgttaacaattcttttatcacaaacccATTCGTGCAAAGTAATCTGTTCGCAGAATTTTATGCCAACAATTCCAGTACTCACGAGCCATTACCAATCCAGTTTACGGACAATCAGGAAAGCGAATTAAACGGAGCACTTCAAATGGAAGAATTAGAAttcgcaattaaaaaatcaaaaacaacaacCCCAGGTCCAGACAATATTCCcgcatcctttttcaaaaaacttaacaaaaatgcaaattattacatccttcaattatttcaacagatttttaacaCAGCATATGTTCCCAAAACATGGAAACATGCACTTATTATTCCCATTCCAAAACCAAATAAAGACAAGCTTCAGATAACATCCTATAGGCCAATAGCTCTAACATctgttttttccaaaatctttgaACGTAtcttatgtaaaagaattactgattttcttacaaagaacaaaaaacttcatCCAAAACAATTTGGTTTTTTACCATACAAGGACAATAGGGCAGCCACTTACTCATTATATTACAGCATTTCAAAagcaaagagggaaaaaaaacatttcattggtaTTAGTCTCGACATCGCAAAAGCTTATGATTCGGTTTATATTGACGGATTGATATATAAATGCTTGGAATTGGGCATCTGCGGGAAGATATGCGCTTGGTTGCATCAATTCCTTAGTCACCGTTCGTTTCAAGTGCGATGGAGACAAACACTCTCCGACATAAGAATTACAAACAAAGGATTGGCACAAGGTAGTGTCCTCTCGCCAATCTTATGGGCAATttttatatcggatttttttgaaactcttgaAAATGAAGTTGATTGTTTGATCTTTGCGGacgacatatttatattttgctcgcACCAGTCTATTGAACTTATtgctaagaaattacaaaaaacaatggaaaacgtACATCAATGGTGTACGTATTGGAAGCTTTCAGTTAATGCAGAGAAAAGTTACATAGCcgatctttcaaacaaaattaattttacccacCCAAATATCTCACTAGCAGGAACGAACATCCAATGGAAAAACTCAATTACATTCCtcggaattcctttttcaaaaagaaatcaaaacggatcgatcttaaataaaattaaaaataaagctttaaaaaaaatcaatgcattaaagggttttgcatataaacattatggcccaagaacaaaagatttaatcacAATCACAGACAATAGCATTTGCAGCTTATTCTTTTACGCCAGTCCCATTATCAACAAATTTCCAGAAACTCACATGAAAGCATGTAATATTATTCAGACCAAAGCACTTCGCATTGCACTTGGTGTTCCACAGTGGACACCAAATAAAGCTCTCCTTTACATCTCCAATCAGGAAATTCTCAGTGAAAAAATCAAACGTTTATCCTTACAATTTCTCAttaagcagatttctatcagttcCTTCTCCGCCATCTACAAATTAGATGTAGAACATTTCAATCTTGCTCTTATTGAACAGGacaaaatttttctggataaaattttttctgatctaaacattaattggaatcgcattatttctgatcaacattttttgcaacttccaagagaaaattgcaatattattatttcaaaatacccttttcaaaacaaatctctccCACACTCAGCTATTAATGGCAGTTTTCAAGAAACGCTTCAAAAGGACTTCAAACAGTGTTTCATTATCGCAACTGATGCATCGAAATCACAAAACTTAACTTCAATCGCCGGCATTTCGGATCTGTCTCAATTTGCTTTTCGAACCCAcaacatcaattcaatttttacagctgAAGCTCTTGCAATTTACCAGGCTCTGGACTATCTTTCCGTTCCTGAGAAACATTTACTTCTTCTTACAGACAGTCTTTCAGTTCTTAcagcacttcaaaaattttcatataaatccccatccattattcataaaattgtggccaaaattgtggaaaaatctcagattaaccaacatattacttttctttggatcccagggcattcgacaattttatggaatgaaaaagcggacttgatcgcaaaatcagttacagaaatcagcccatgcattgaatggatcgcatcggaagacatcatctcacgcatcaaacaaatctcaaaaagaaaaacaacagacagCTATAGACAGAGCAAACATTATGAAATTCTTGGTGAAATTCCAGAcgtaaaaaatattgctaaatggacaagaaatagaagagaagacatcatttgcgctagaatatctaccaaaacactcattacacctggccttctacatcgttttaacctgtcgaatgaaccaaattgcgaaacatgccactctttgaataatttggatcatatcttactgcactgCCGAAAATACTCAAGCGTAAGACGTTGCCTGTGGTCGAAGttgggcctcaactctctttcaagctgtaatttcaaacaactcacgtgcaaagcatttgcagataaactctctctccatattttccttcaacacttgaaattttttgacatttattgattgaagatattgttgaacgctgggatgacagcctttgtagctaaaaatccctaaatccccctcattcaaacaaacaaaaacaaaaaatcaaaatctgtGGTTTGTGGATGACTTGTGGTCTCTATATGTTCTGTGATTAGGAAAAAAAAGGttggaaaatttgaagaaaaccgTGTTTTTCTCAATAGTTCTTTTAATGTgaaatgctgctttttttttctttttttttgacatacatcaaaattgatattaaaattatagtttggtTATATAAGTTTATTCActttatgtctttaaaatattcagaatatttaagaaaaatagattGAATCACAATGAATACATTGaagatttaaattgattgaatatttttttttttttaacaaaaggatgttatgaattaaaactaaatttaggGAAGGTAATGATTAGGAGAGTATAACATCAGGAAAAATGTGATATTATAATCACATGCCAAACATAAAAGCGCTTGTCATCTCGGCATGTATCATATAGTACAGCATCTGTACCTGTATCAACGTCTTGCggcttatttgtattttttagtaGAACAAGTGCATTATCATTCATCTTTTTggatttttataaagtaaaagaaaaaaaattgttgtgcaaaaatttattgaaatttcaactcAACAAGACTGAATTATTAGGATCATGAATGATAATTAGGATCATGAATGAATTTCAACTCAACAAGACTGAATTATTAGGATCATGAACCTTAAAAattcttagaactttttaaaGCCGATATTAGATTAAGgagtattttattacattaagtaGGGTTTAGGAGTACTTTGAAAACAAGGTTAACAAGTAGATATAAATAAGCACAATTTCTCCTGGCGTTAGAATACTATGTTGTACCTAGTTATCATCATTTGCGCTCAACACGTAATGTACCTCTTTGTGAGAGCTTCAATAAAAAGATTCACgttcagaaagaaaattaagcTCAATAATTCAGAATTAGCATGAGAACATGAAtaattgatgtttttattattttttatgagacCACATTGCAGTAAagcaaaattgttatttaaagaaCAATATTGACCATGGTAGCCACAGGCATGCACACATAAAATGACACCCAGAGCAAATAacaatccaatttttttaactgcGATCTTCATATCcccttgccccccccccccaactgtCATGAAGAGTAGGTGTTGACATctgtatataaaacatttttgaactaatataattttgcagTTGGTCAATAcatctaaattattcaaataaattaattaaattattcataaaaactaAGTAATATAGAAGTTATAAAGaccattattaacaaaaatattgttaaaaatgtacaaaagcatttgaatttatattttaaaacataatgacTTACAAATCGAAATGTacataatatgttattatttcagGGAACATCAGTGGGAGGGTCTCTTGGCAAACTTATTCCTACTCTGACGAGATCAATGCATAttgactttatattttttaatatatcagaattttcacaaaaataactgtttaaattttttcattaaatcattttaatagtttaaaatattaataaatcaaacatttccTGAGAAAGgatagtaaaatttcattaaaaatctttcctaagtttttcttaaaaaaagaatattcttatgGTATATTACTATAACATCTTTAAGACGAAAGAGCCATCTTTATTTAATGCTGTACAGTATATGAAGTTTGATTATATCGATTAATACTAAAAGTCTAAATATGcctactgtctgtctgtccgttGACGCATGACACACCAAACTATTAGAATTAATGTCACTAGactcaaatatgttttaattcatttttaattaattggaaataaagagaaattttgatagtttttagtaatctaacaatatttttctttatgcatACCATGGCTTGTTTTATCACCGCGATTTCTATTTTCCAGAATActcatgaaataaaatgacatttcgCATTACCCAATTAAATGCGCTCCATTCATCATATTCCTACCTGACGATTACCGTAATCGA encodes:
- the LOC129966235 gene encoding uncharacterized protein LOC129966235, with protein sequence MRFTRQGKLIFTTKDPGCAKQLLSLEQINDTKVTSNVIWEGVTSRFLLIDMPTCVPLKEVADELRQFNDIEIREMRRFVKQNSTQQTSPILVTILGTSLPDSVKLWLTIQKIRPFIDRPRQCSKCYSFLHPSRICSKDQVCQLCGTEHVGNCQNPVKCINCQGSHAATSKACPLYVKEQQILDLKCRNHLTTGEARRIFNASSNTTYATMEQHFNDKMESIIQNINKKMEQHFNALLEIFQKTVESMVQQLIHVIDKGEKIKSPSRKKKALLNASKNFASSTSQPMQWDAGGPAGTSD